In Drosophila nasuta strain 15112-1781.00 unplaced genomic scaffold, ASM2355853v1 ctg26_pilon, whole genome shotgun sequence, the following are encoded in one genomic region:
- the LOC132797828 gene encoding uncharacterized protein LOC132797828, with protein MLKTGSSIMDRKSKLFKCSPYLDEVSILRVKGRIDLIEGVEVNLKRPIILPRRHRFTFLLVESYHRRYHHLYDEIVVNELRQRFLIFGLRALVREVSQTCPACRMRRARPRPPEMGSLPRERLAHHMAPFTYTGVDYFGPIDIIVGRRHEKRWGVLFTCLTIRAAFIARRGCPRRMMSDNGTNFRGASRVLKDEVERISTRDVETKYPEMEFMFIPPGSPHMGGAWERLVRSTKSILTEILPPGGLREEVLRAALADVEGILNSRPLTYVPLESADSEALTPNHFLLGHSSGIRERDSEIQNGNKLAKGFRISSQLADQFWKRWIREYLPTLTRRTKWFQPPPDSIAVNDIVVIADENGKRNSWPKGVVVDVHRSRDGQVRSAVVRTPEGIVTRPAVKLAKLDLKIGNTQREC; from the exons ATGCTTAAAACGGGAAGCAGTATTATGGATCGGAAGAGCAAGCTATTCAAATGCTCTCCGTACTTGGACGAAGTAAGCATACTGCGCGTCAAGGGAAGAATCGACCTAATAGAAGGAGTCGAAGTAAACCTAAAGCGACCCATAATCCTACCAAGAAGACATCGATTTACATTTCTGCTGGTTGAGTCGTATCATCGCCGGTACCATCATCTGTACGACGAGATCGTGGTCAATGAACTACGGCAAAGGTTCCTGATATTTGGTCTGAGAGCCTTGGTGAGAGAGGTTTCTCAAACTTGTCCAGCATGCCGGATGAGGCGCGCGCGTCCTAGGCCTCCAGAAATGGGAAGTCTACCGCGCGAGCGTTTGGCGCACCACATGGCGCCGTTCACCTATACAGGAGTGGATTACTTTGGGCCCATCGACATCATCGTTGGACGACGGCACGAGAAGCGCTGGGGTGTTCTGTTCACATGCCTCACAATTCGTGCC GCATTTATAGCGAGACGTGGTTGCCCGCGACGAATGATGTCCGATAATGGAACTAACTTTCGAGGTGCGAGTAGAGTGTTAAAAGATGAAGTGGAGCGTATATCGACCAGGGATGTGGAGACCAAATACCCAGAAATGGAGTTCATGTTCATTCCGCCAGGCTCACCGCACATGGGCGGTGCATGGGAAAGATTGGTACGCTCAACAAAGTCCATTCTAACGGAGATCTTGCCGCCTGGTGGATTGCGAGAAGAAGTGCTTCGTGCTGCGTTGGCTGATGTGGAGGGTATTCTCAACTCACGCCCACTCACATATGTACCACTGGAATCGGCAGACTCAGAAGCGCTTACACCGAACCATTTCCTCTTGGGCCACTCTAGTGGAATTCGTGAACGAGACAGCGAAATACAAAATGGTAACAAGCTTGCCAAAGGATTCAGAATTTCGAGCCAGTTAGCCGATCAGTTCTGGAAAAGATGGATTCGAGAATATCTACCAACGCTTACGCGTCGTACCAAATGGTTCCAACCGCCGCCAGATTCGATCGCCGTGAATGacattgttgttatcgcaGATGAGAATGGCAAACGAAACAGCTGGCCCAAAGGAGTTGTGGTAGATGTTCACCGATCGAGAGACGGTCAGGTACGGAGTGCCGTAGTGCGCACTCCAGAAGGTATTGTGACTCGCCCCGCCGTAAAGCTAGCcaaattagatttgaaaatTGGTAATACACAACGCGAATGCTAG